The genomic region GGCGGCCTCGACGCTGTCCCCGGGGCTTAAGGGGCAATTGCAGCACACCGGCAACCGCGAGGCAGCTAAGCAGGTGGGTGCCTTGATTGCCCGCCTTTGTCAGGAACGGGCGATCCGTGCTGTGGTGTTCGACCGCAACGGGTTTCTATATCATGGCCGTGTCAAGGCCCTGGCGGACGCGGCGCGTGAATCGGGCCTGCAGTTCTGACGGAAGCGGAAGGAATACCCATGGCGGGTCCAAGAGGTAGAGAGCGCATCGAGCTCCACGGGGTGGAACTCAAGGAGAAGGTTGTCCAGATCAA from Candidatus Binatia bacterium harbors:
- the rplR gene encoding 50S ribosomal protein L18; its protein translation is MSLGMKVLARVRRQQRVRRRVQGTDARPRLCVFRSGKHIYAQVVSDETGRTLAAASTLSPGLKGQLQHTGNREAAKQVGALIARLCQERAIRAVVFDRNGFLYHGRVKALADAARESGLQF